In Leptospira saintgironsiae, one genomic interval encodes:
- the pabB gene encoding aminodeoxychorismate synthase component I produces the protein MISDLFQNSRKPFIYLGEGFSADGCLVLTEPNEILTTNRRSEARKFLLEIQNKVAQGYHAAGWISYEAGNLFLNPDNMEEVSEDPLFWFGIFSEPKTLSYAEISEWESKFKDKGYSVEIRSEMDLKEYEENIQKIRNFLYEGDIYQVNFTFPLEIKLEGSLEKLFFELRKKQPVPYEAWIHTGDSIPTQRDILSFSPELFWERLSNQIRTVPMKGTRPRGKDLAEDQRLKLELSNSEKDKAENLMITDLLRNDLGRISLPGSVNVSKLFSIEEYPTVFQMTSEIRSELSPNIKWTDILEALFPGGSITGAPKKRSSEIINSLEKKRGVYTGGIFYLSPGKEISSITIRTLEFLQDPSGQKKGRMGVGSGITIGSDTNAEWEECWSKAKFLNNAKENFHIFTTTICKRRKIYFLKDHKDRMITSANQLGFVWKEEGWESIVNEVLGKITSDKKYRVKIILLRSGEFQSEVSEFHPGPKEGKVLFSGTSTNKKNQFYYHKTNIREIYSAGYESAVSSGYLDQIYTNTEGHLTEGAIHSIFLLLNKEWITPSLEEGILPGIARKQWVRKLKAKEKKISKQDLSLASKIILVNSLRGVRRVSGVDFE, from the coding sequence ATGATTTCCGATCTATTTCAAAACTCCAGGAAACCTTTTATTTATTTAGGAGAAGGTTTCTCTGCAGATGGATGTCTAGTTCTAACCGAGCCGAATGAAATTCTTACTACTAATCGACGAAGTGAAGCAAGGAAATTCCTCTTAGAAATTCAAAACAAGGTAGCACAAGGATATCATGCTGCAGGTTGGATCTCCTACGAAGCTGGGAATTTATTTTTAAATCCTGACAATATGGAAGAAGTTTCCGAGGATCCTCTTTTCTGGTTCGGGATTTTTTCTGAACCGAAGACATTAAGCTATGCTGAAATTTCGGAATGGGAATCAAAATTTAAAGACAAAGGTTATTCCGTAGAAATTAGATCAGAGATGGATCTGAAAGAATATGAAGAGAATATTCAGAAGATCCGGAACTTTCTATACGAAGGAGATATCTATCAGGTCAATTTCACATTTCCTCTGGAGATAAAATTAGAAGGATCTCTCGAAAAATTGTTTTTTGAACTTAGAAAAAAACAGCCAGTTCCGTACGAGGCTTGGATACATACTGGCGACTCTATTCCGACACAAAGAGATATTCTTTCATTCTCTCCCGAACTGTTTTGGGAAAGATTATCCAATCAGATTAGAACTGTTCCAATGAAAGGAACCAGACCAAGAGGAAAAGATTTAGCAGAAGACCAAAGATTGAAGTTAGAACTTTCCAACTCAGAAAAGGATAAAGCAGAAAATTTGATGATCACTGACCTTCTTCGTAACGACTTGGGAAGGATCTCTTTGCCTGGTTCAGTTAATGTTTCTAAACTTTTCTCCATCGAAGAATATCCAACAGTTTTCCAGATGACCAGCGAGATAAGATCCGAACTTTCTCCGAATATAAAATGGACAGATATTTTAGAGGCATTATTCCCTGGAGGTTCCATCACTGGAGCTCCTAAAAAAAGATCCTCAGAGATCATCAATAGTTTAGAAAAAAAGAGAGGAGTTTATACTGGAGGAATATTCTATCTGTCTCCGGGGAAAGAAATTTCCTCTATAACGATCCGCACTCTTGAATTTTTGCAAGATCCTTCCGGACAGAAAAAAGGAAGAATGGGAGTGGGTTCTGGAATTACGATCGGATCCGATACAAATGCAGAATGGGAAGAATGTTGGTCTAAGGCAAAATTTTTGAATAATGCTAAAGAGAATTTTCATATATTCACAACTACGATCTGCAAAAGAAGAAAGATCTATTTTTTAAAAGATCATAAAGATAGAATGATAACATCTGCGAATCAACTTGGATTCGTCTGGAAAGAAGAAGGATGGGAATCCATAGTTAATGAAGTCTTAGGCAAAATTACTTCCGACAAAAAATATAGAGTGAAAATTATTCTTTTGCGTAGCGGAGAATTCCAGTCAGAAGTTTCCGAATTTCATCCAGGTCCCAAAGAGGGGAAGGTTCTGTTTAGCGGAACTTCTACCAATAAAAAAAATCAGTTCTATTATCATAAGACAAATATCAGAGAAATTTATTCTGCCGGTTATGAATCTGCAGTTTCTTCCGGTTATCTGGATCAAATTTATACAAACACAGAAGGTCATCTGACAGAGGGGGCTATTCATTCTATCTTTCTTTTACTAAATAAAGAATGGATTACACCTTCTTTAGAAGAAGGAATTCTTCCTGGAATAGCTCGTAAACAATGGGTCCGAAAATTGAAAGCAAAGGAAAAGAAAATTTCTAAACAAGATCTGAGCCTTGCTTCTAAAATCATTT
- a CDS encoding histidine kinase dimerization/phosphoacceptor domain -containing protein, with product MNKILRLMLSQSLKFFQTAGKFLLVASVYFLLGKFGEFFGTFSDYASPVWPASGWGLVTPLLFGRVSYFGIFTGSFLYNCQIRHEDLPGQDLSIYFGAAVLIGFGSTLQSFTGAYLYKKFVPELDLTKNTSFVLRFLWIETLVCIIAATIACSGLLLLGILDLNSLFPTWITWWMGDSLGVFVYFPFFLSWLGPGLPRSYVHSWKESVGLVSFLILLGGGIFYFFSINQIPAYFPLSYLLIAVISLVSLRFGGRESSLVLIIVSIISILGTAQGGHSYNFPASKEVSLLLLQSFLSAISIASLLALSVIRERVDAQDEIYLSHKRLEDLVAERTQELDRSYRFLGASEAIYKGLFENIPIAILECDYSEVKRMLGELPKMSRKEFAKFLKTNRKFVSECYETVNVVDANKESIRLFEARSKEEVLFLARNFFRIGNDHYFKKLLTRIRFGARVLHTETTLSTCNGKQFEASIRWSLAPEFEETFSSTIITVTEITDKKQAERQLKSSLKEKEVMLKEIHHRVKNNLQVISSLFNLQSEYENDPKIHEAFTESQNRIQTMALIHDELYQSNDLGNVEFSGYSKRLAEKIRSAYKIGAETRVDVISSPIHLEISIAIPLGLALNELLTNSFKYAFPHNFSPTDERPKIQVRLQKKENVVILEVSDNGVGLPNELNPIVTHSFGLTLVQVLTKQLKGKLDFSSSKDHGASFQIRFELPN from the coding sequence ATGAATAAGATTCTAAGATTAATGTTATCTCAATCCTTAAAATTCTTCCAAACCGCCGGAAAATTTCTTCTGGTAGCTTCTGTTTATTTTCTTTTAGGAAAATTCGGAGAATTCTTTGGGACTTTTTCGGATTACGCCTCCCCTGTTTGGCCCGCATCCGGTTGGGGACTGGTCACTCCTTTACTATTCGGAAGAGTTTCTTATTTCGGGATTTTTACAGGTTCCTTTTTATACAACTGCCAGATCAGACATGAAGATCTTCCGGGACAAGATCTAAGCATTTATTTTGGAGCTGCAGTGCTCATCGGTTTTGGAAGTACTTTGCAATCTTTCACTGGAGCTTACTTATACAAGAAGTTTGTTCCTGAATTAGATCTTACAAAGAATACATCCTTCGTTCTTAGATTTCTTTGGATAGAAACATTAGTTTGTATTATCGCGGCGACCATCGCATGTTCTGGACTTCTGCTTTTAGGTATACTTGATTTAAATTCGCTTTTCCCAACATGGATCACTTGGTGGATGGGAGATTCTTTAGGAGTATTCGTATACTTTCCGTTCTTCCTGAGCTGGCTGGGGCCAGGACTCCCAAGATCCTATGTACACTCTTGGAAAGAAAGTGTAGGACTTGTCTCTTTCTTAATTCTATTAGGAGGAGGGATCTTTTACTTCTTTAGCATCAATCAAATACCTGCATATTTTCCGCTTTCTTATCTCCTAATTGCAGTCATCTCACTTGTTTCCCTCAGATTCGGAGGAAGAGAATCGTCTTTAGTACTTATTATAGTTTCTATTATATCTATCTTAGGAACTGCGCAAGGAGGACATTCATATAATTTTCCTGCTTCCAAAGAAGTGTCCCTTCTCCTTTTACAAAGTTTTCTTTCTGCGATCTCGATCGCTTCTCTTCTCGCTTTATCAGTCATAAGAGAAAGGGTAGATGCACAAGATGAGATTTACCTTTCGCATAAAAGATTAGAAGATCTCGTTGCAGAAAGAACCCAAGAACTGGATCGATCTTATCGATTTTTAGGTGCGAGCGAAGCAATTTACAAGGGTCTATTCGAGAATATTCCAATCGCAATCTTAGAATGTGATTACTCTGAAGTAAAAAGAATGTTGGGCGAATTGCCCAAGATGTCCAGAAAGGAATTTGCTAAATTCCTAAAGACGAATCGCAAGTTTGTTTCAGAATGTTATGAAACAGTAAATGTAGTAGATGCAAATAAAGAATCTATTCGCCTATTCGAAGCAAGATCGAAGGAAGAAGTTCTATTCCTCGCCAGAAACTTTTTTAGAATAGGAAACGATCATTATTTCAAAAAACTTCTGACCAGGATTCGTTTTGGAGCAAGAGTCCTTCATACAGAAACCACATTATCCACATGTAACGGAAAACAATTCGAGGCATCGATTCGTTGGTCCTTGGCACCAGAGTTCGAAGAAACTTTCTCTTCTACCATAATCACTGTTACAGAAATAACTGATAAGAAACAGGCAGAGAGGCAGTTAAAATCTTCCTTAAAAGAAAAGGAAGTAATGTTGAAAGAGATCCACCACAGAGTAAAAAACAATCTGCAGGTGATTTCCAGTTTATTCAATCTTCAGTCTGAATACGAAAACGATCCTAAGATCCACGAGGCATTTACAGAAAGCCAAAACAGGATACAAACCATGGCGCTGATCCATGACGAGTTGTACCAATCTAACGATTTAGGAAATGTAGAATTTTCAGGTTATTCCAAACGACTTGCGGAGAAGATCAGGTCCGCCTATAAAATCGGAGCGGAAACAAGAGTGGATGTGATATCAAGTCCTATCCATTTAGAGATCAGCATTGCGATTCCGCTCGGACTTGCATTAAATGAACTACTCACAAATTCTTTTAAATATGCATTCCCTCATAATTTTTCTCCTACGGATGAAAGACCAAAGATCCAAGTCAGACTCCAAAAAAAGGAGAATGTAGTAATATTAGAAGTTTCAGACAATGGGGTCGGTCTGCCCAACGAGTTGAATCCAATCGTGACTCATTCTTTCGGATTAACTTTGGTTCAGGTGCTGACCAAACAACTAAAGGGAAAATTGGATTTTTCCAGCTCCAAAGATCATGGGGCCAGTTTCCAAATCCGTTTTGAACTTCCGAATTAG
- a CDS encoding TetR/AcrR family transcriptional regulator, with the protein MRTKPPSPIANRAEARREQILEAALDVFSEKGYHEAGIADIAGKLNIGHGTCYRYFKNKLDILHALVDRILIGLLEVVRKESPEKSNTIEEYRNQIKNIGWELFQLFSKDPRQAKIVFFEAMALDETVKRKVQLGIDKSARLTELYLKNGVKKGFLRKELDTRIASQAVNAMMFEGIRINLSSKVDSKFAKRWLEEMPTLMLEGMGKR; encoded by the coding sequence ATGAGAACTAAGCCTCCTAGTCCGATCGCCAACAGGGCAGAAGCAAGAAGAGAACAAATCTTGGAAGCTGCACTGGATGTATTTTCTGAAAAAGGATACCATGAGGCTGGGATCGCGGACATAGCCGGAAAATTAAATATAGGTCATGGAACCTGTTATCGTTATTTTAAGAATAAACTAGATATCCTACACGCACTAGTAGATCGAATCCTCATCGGATTATTAGAAGTAGTTCGTAAAGAAAGTCCTGAAAAATCAAACACTATAGAAGAATACAGAAATCAGATCAAAAATATTGGCTGGGAACTATTTCAACTTTTCAGTAAAGACCCAAGACAAGCAAAGATCGTTTTTTTCGAAGCAATGGCATTGGATGAAACTGTAAAGAGAAAAGTGCAACTCGGAATCGATAAGAGTGCAAGGCTGACTGAGTTATATCTGAAGAATGGTGTGAAAAAAGGATTTTTAAGAAAAGAATTGGATACTCGGATCGCATCCCAAGCAGTAAACGCGATGATGTTTGAAGGAATACGGATCAACCTATCTTCCAAAGTTGATTCTAAATTTGCAAAACGTTGGCTGGAAGAAATGCCCACCCTTATGTTAGAAGGAATGGGCAAACGTTAA
- a CDS encoding alpha/beta fold hydrolase, whose amino-acid sequence MKRTTISLMLLLIILLDCRFLGVGSDSLEDLKTKYANSESKFAPIGDLNIHYRDEGQGPVIILLHGVCSSLHTWDAWAEILKSRYRVIRIDLPGHGLTGPPEDLEKLNLEEGVEVLNQFLDYLKVDSFYLVGNSMGGYISWNYALKYPNKVQKLVLIDAAGYAQPMPPMIALGSNPIVSPFARHMLPSFMVEKSVDEVYGDSSKITPEIKTRYVDLSRREGNRQAYNYFFRTAREKFTDPKISEGIKSVKAPTLVMWGKEDHWLKLEYAQNWAKDLQNSKFITYEGAGHIPMEEIPDITAKDLVQFLTL is encoded by the coding sequence ATGAAAAGAACAACAATAAGCTTAATGTTACTTCTCATCATTCTACTTGATTGTAGATTTTTAGGGGTCGGTTCAGATTCCTTAGAGGATTTGAAAACGAAATATGCGAACTCAGAGTCAAAGTTCGCTCCAATTGGGGATCTTAATATCCATTACAGGGACGAGGGCCAAGGTCCTGTAATTATACTATTGCATGGGGTATGTTCTTCATTACATACTTGGGATGCTTGGGCAGAAATATTAAAATCCCGTTATAGAGTGATCCGTATAGATCTTCCTGGACATGGCCTTACGGGTCCACCTGAGGATTTGGAAAAGTTAAATTTAGAAGAAGGTGTAGAAGTCCTAAATCAATTCCTGGATTATCTTAAAGTAGATTCTTTCTATTTAGTTGGAAATTCCATGGGCGGTTATATCTCCTGGAATTACGCATTAAAATATCCTAATAAAGTTCAAAAATTGGTATTGATAGATGCTGCCGGATATGCGCAACCTATGCCTCCTATGATCGCCTTAGGAAGTAACCCGATCGTAAGTCCATTTGCACGCCATATGCTTCCAAGTTTTATGGTAGAAAAAAGTGTAGATGAGGTTTACGGAGATTCCTCTAAAATTACTCCTGAGATCAAAACAAGGTACGTGGATCTTTCCAGAAGAGAAGGAAATAGACAGGCTTATAATTATTTTTTCAGAACTGCTAGGGAGAAGTTTACTGATCCTAAAATTTCGGAAGGGATCAAATCTGTAAAAGCTCCTACATTGGTTATGTGGGGAAAAGAAGATCATTGGTTGAAATTAGAATACGCACAAAACTGGGCTAAGGATCTTCAGAATTCTAAATTTATTACTTATGAAGGTGCAGGTCATATTCCTATGGAAGAAATTCCGGATATCACTGCAAAAGATTTGGTACAGTTCCTTACTTTATAA
- a CDS encoding aminotransferase class I/II-fold pyridoxal phosphate-dependent enzyme, with the protein MILEIEEPHRRICGERIPFENIHAVSMSLPEVADVIGYEEKRTETLSRLKAGYPRFVAHAYIEKILDYNRETKGVDGPQFIVNSRKAADHIISFFQVEGARIIEDEGIITLTIPSHKENESKILSFIQHTGCLLSSRKAEDYLFKKGLIDSVYKEESRKEKPYETVEAALSALYPDKNLQVYLATSGMNAVYAAFRALDRIRAEEGKDIWLRLGWLYVDNIRILEKYSRGSHIFHDVVDLKELEEFLSKEGHRVAAILTESPTNPLIQVPDYPELKKLLEKYGIPLVADISVAGSAVVDLSPYADVIVESLTKFASGHADVMMGALFLNPSSTYFEKLKKDSPEFLETPYRRDCERMSFELEGYIERVKEIGRNAAKLANFFSNHPKIKAVHWSGSEENHGNFSKIARDKDLHCGVITIEPGVPLEPFYNSLRLLKGPSFGTEFTLNMLYMYLAHYELVSTEAGRGFLKEVGLDPSLIRISIGRENPELLIAEYKKALGD; encoded by the coding sequence ATGATACTAGAGATAGAAGAACCGCATCGTAGGATCTGCGGGGAAAGAATACCATTTGAAAACATACATGCGGTTTCCATGAGCCTTCCGGAAGTCGCTGACGTAATCGGATACGAAGAAAAAAGAACCGAAACTCTTTCTAGATTAAAAGCAGGATATCCTCGCTTTGTAGCTCATGCTTATATAGAAAAAATTTTAGATTATAATAGAGAGACTAAGGGAGTAGATGGCCCTCAGTTTATCGTAAACTCCCGCAAAGCCGCTGATCATATCATTTCATTCTTCCAAGTAGAAGGCGCAAGAATTATAGAAGACGAAGGTATCATCACCTTAACCATTCCTTCTCATAAAGAGAACGAATCCAAAATATTATCCTTCATCCAACATACTGGATGTTTATTATCTTCTCGCAAAGCAGAAGATTACTTATTCAAAAAAGGACTTATAGATTCTGTATACAAAGAAGAATCCAGAAAAGAAAAACCTTATGAAACGGTAGAAGCAGCACTATCCGCTCTATATCCGGACAAAAATTTACAAGTGTATCTGGCTACTTCTGGAATGAATGCGGTCTATGCTGCTTTTAGAGCGTTAGATAGAATTCGTGCAGAAGAAGGAAAAGATATCTGGCTTAGACTTGGATGGTTATACGTAGACAATATTAGAATATTAGAAAAATATTCCAGAGGTTCTCATATATTCCATGACGTGGTCGATCTAAAAGAACTGGAAGAATTCCTTTCTAAAGAAGGCCATAGAGTAGCTGCAATTCTTACTGAATCCCCTACAAATCCTCTTATCCAAGTTCCTGATTATCCTGAACTTAAAAAACTTTTGGAAAAATATGGAATTCCATTAGTAGCTGATATTTCCGTCGCAGGTTCCGCAGTTGTGGATCTTTCTCCTTATGCGGATGTGATTGTGGAGAGTTTGACCAAGTTTGCATCCGGACACGCAGATGTGATGATGGGCGCTTTATTTTTGAATCCTTCTTCTACTTATTTTGAAAAATTGAAAAAAGATTCTCCTGAGTTTTTAGAAACTCCGTATCGCAGAGACTGCGAACGTATGTCCTTCGAATTAGAAGGTTATATTGAAAGAGTGAAAGAGATAGGAAGGAATGCTGCTAAACTTGCAAACTTCTTCTCAAATCATCCTAAGATCAAAGCAGTTCATTGGAGTGGCTCCGAAGAAAACCACGGAAACTTTTCCAAGATCGCAAGAGATAAGGATCTACATTGTGGAGTGATCACAATCGAACCCGGAGTTCCTTTGGAACCATTTTACAATTCTTTAAGATTATTAAAAGGGCCGAGCTTTGGAACTGAATTCACTCTGAACATGTTGTATATGTATTTAGCTCACTATGAGTTAGTTTCTACAGAAGCAGGCAGGGGATTTTTGAAAGAAGTAGGATTGGATCCAAGTCTGATTCGAATTTCTATCGGCCGAGAAAATCCGGAACTTCTAATTGCAGAATACAAAAAAGCTCTGGGAGATTAA